Proteins encoded by one window of Archaeoglobus veneficus SNP6:
- a CDS encoding tRNA (guanine-N1-)-methyltransferase gives MRLRDVFAELLRERGIERIWGPEKSLQKLAVLVATGKAVVCRAKGCRCSIDLNGNFLNEPAQAYVGDASSTSGCDEVILTGKELVEKCRKYRFPYIAVDCSYFHLHSEKERKKLVLQLKCALGVVREFMWDEKMVITGARFEELNVLYYSSLEDFLTEKRFDKVILLDPNAENVFDGQRADCYIIGGIVDMSGNKKGLTTEIGKRLEKAGIDFEARKILLRGDVIGVPDRINSITEIILRTVLDGEYIEDAIRAVQSHVVARWRLKKELPKYTIRVDTSRPFRLVKKSTFAEFNWLNLGWKDFFEVCRQLEFVVVDDRIVDEIVANSSYDSRKNRYILKSTFNNS, from the coding sequence GTGAGACTCAGGGACGTGTTTGCAGAACTTCTCAGGGAGAGAGGAATCGAGAGAATCTGGGGACCGGAGAAAAGCCTGCAAAAGCTTGCTGTACTCGTCGCCACTGGAAAAGCTGTTGTTTGTAGGGCGAAAGGCTGCAGATGCTCTATAGATCTGAATGGCAACTTCCTGAACGAGCCAGCCCAAGCGTACGTTGGTGATGCGAGCAGTACAAGTGGATGTGATGAAGTCATCCTGACGGGCAAAGAACTCGTTGAGAAATGTAGAAAGTACAGGTTTCCCTACATAGCCGTTGACTGTTCATACTTCCACCTCCACAGCGAAAAGGAAAGGAAAAAGCTCGTTCTCCAGCTCAAGTGCGCGCTGGGCGTCGTGAGGGAGTTCATGTGGGATGAAAAGATGGTAATAACTGGAGCGAGATTTGAGGAGCTAAACGTGTTGTACTATTCGTCTCTCGAGGATTTCCTCACAGAAAAGAGGTTTGATAAAGTCATTCTTCTCGATCCAAACGCTGAAAACGTTTTTGATGGCCAGAGAGCTGACTGCTACATAATCGGAGGAATAGTTGACATGTCCGGCAACAAGAAAGGTCTGACGACTGAAATAGGAAAGAGGCTCGAAAAAGCTGGAATCGACTTCGAGGCGAGAAAGATACTTCTTAGGGGTGATGTCATTGGGGTGCCGGACAGAATCAACAGCATAACCGAGATAATTCTAAGAACTGTTCTCGATGGAGAATACATTGAGGATGCAATAAGGGCTGTTCAGAGTCACGTTGTTGCCAGATGGCGACTGAAAAAGGAGCTTCCCAAATACACGATACGAGTTGACACGTCAAGACCGTTCAGACTTGTCAAGAAGTCTACCTTTGCAGAATTTAACTGGCTGAACCTCGGCTGGAAAGACTTTTTCGAAGTGTGCAGACAGCTTGAATTTGTTGTTGTGGATGATAGGATCGTTGACGAAATAGTGGCAAATTCGAGCTACGACAGCAGGAAGAACAGATACATTCTAAAGTCTACTTTCAATAACTCTTAG
- a CDS encoding type II/IV secretion system ATPase subunit, which yields MRLKLKFREEAAPQAEVSFEELAKELEKDFQPPEGWVQLESYPVYGKYVFSSVHILAKEEEDDLLYFLREPPLNDEERLVVNDLLSKLHYLPVTPDEMRVKSKAEVLREKMDGVLRDFRIKLDEKSYYRVFYYLLRDTIFYGPITPLMYDPMIEDISCNGYEKPIYIFHRSYANLRTNITFQSDELDRFVIKLAQQCGKHISIAEPMVDATMPDGSRIQMTLGKEVTDHGSTFTIRKFRQEPLTPINLIKWGTFSAEQMAYLWLCIENKKSLIFAGGTASGKTTSTNAVALFIPRKAKIVTIEDTRELMLPHKNWIPAVTREAFQAEARSIDMYDLLRAALRQRPEYIIVGEVRGKEALTLFQAMSTGHTTYSTLHADSVNGVIHRLENPPINVPRPMIEALDIVSIQAQTYVNDKRVRRNTEIAEIVGLDPHTKMLRTTTVFQWDSVKDEHVMVGASKALEDIRKNRGWSVRELQEELERRRQILEYMAENNIMAFKDVANVIYTYQADPDRAMRILGILE from the coding sequence ATGAGATTAAAGCTAAAGTTCAGAGAAGAGGCGGCACCTCAGGCGGAGGTTAGCTTTGAAGAGCTTGCAAAAGAGCTTGAGAAAGACTTTCAGCCTCCTGAGGGATGGGTTCAGCTTGAGAGTTATCCCGTTTATGGGAAGTATGTCTTCTCGAGTGTACACATTCTCGCAAAAGAAGAAGAGGACGACCTGCTCTACTTCCTGAGAGAGCCCCCGCTGAATGATGAAGAAAGACTCGTTGTAAACGATCTTCTCTCGAAGCTTCACTACCTCCCGGTAACTCCGGATGAGATGAGAGTTAAGTCAAAGGCTGAGGTTCTAAGGGAGAAGATGGATGGTGTCCTGAGAGACTTCAGAATAAAACTGGATGAGAAAAGCTATTACAGGGTCTTCTACTATCTGCTTAGAGACACGATCTTTTACGGCCCGATAACACCTCTGATGTACGATCCGATGATTGAGGATATATCCTGTAACGGCTATGAGAAGCCTATCTACATTTTCCACAGAAGTTACGCGAACCTGAGAACGAACATAACCTTTCAGAGCGATGAACTCGACAGATTTGTGATAAAACTCGCTCAGCAGTGCGGAAAGCACATAAGCATTGCAGAGCCAATGGTTGATGCGACAATGCCGGATGGCAGCAGAATTCAGATGACCCTTGGAAAGGAGGTCACAGACCACGGTTCAACGTTCACAATCAGAAAGTTCAGACAGGAACCTCTCACTCCCATAAATCTCATAAAATGGGGTACTTTCTCAGCGGAGCAGATGGCGTACCTCTGGCTCTGTATAGAGAACAAGAAGAGCCTGATTTTTGCTGGAGGCACTGCAAGCGGTAAAACAACCTCAACAAATGCTGTTGCCCTCTTCATTCCGAGAAAGGCCAAAATAGTAACCATCGAAGATACAAGAGAACTCATGCTTCCACACAAGAACTGGATTCCCGCCGTTACGAGAGAGGCTTTTCAGGCTGAGGCGCGCTCCATAGACATGTACGACTTGCTGCGAGCAGCACTCAGGCAGAGACCTGAATACATAATAGTCGGTGAGGTCAGGGGCAAAGAAGCCCTAACTCTCTTCCAGGCCATGTCAACAGGTCACACCACGTACTCAACCCTACACGCCGACTCAGTTAACGGAGTCATACACCGTCTCGAAAACCCACCCATAAACGTCCCCCGCCCGATGATTGAAGCCCTCGACATAGTGAGTATTCAGGCTCAGACGTACGTCAACGATAAAAGAGTCAGGAGAAATACAGAGATTGCGGAAATAGTCGGACTTGATCCGCATACAAAGATGTTGAGAACCACGACGGTGTTTCAGTGGGACAGCGTAAAGGACGAACACGTGATGGTTGGTGCGTCGAAGGCTCTGGAAGACATCAGGAAGAATAGGGGATGGAGTGTCAGGGAGCTGCAGGAGGAGCTGGAGAGGAGACGGCAAATTCTCGAATACATGGCGGAAAACAACATAATGGCCTTCAAAGACGTTGCTAACGTTATATATACGTATCAGGCGGATCCGGATAGGGCTATGAGAATCCTGGGGATTTTGGAGTAG
- a CDS encoding amphi-Trp domain-containing protein, translating to MGQIEFGEFEREYHLSRTEVAGILRNIAEQLEKGTKIYVSGKDWEVELEYTEPVKFKVVFEEGEKDKKLKLKVVLKSRRML from the coding sequence ATGGGACAAATTGAGTTTGGTGAATTTGAGAGAGAGTACCATCTTTCAAGAACCGAAGTGGCCGGAATCCTTAGAAACATTGCGGAACAGCTTGAGAAAGGAACAAAGATATATGTTTCCGGAAAAGACTGGGAGGTTGAGCTGGAGTATACCGAGCCTGTCAAGTTCAAAGTGGTGTTTGAGGAGGGCGAGAAGGATAAGAAGCTGAAACTTAAGGTTGTTCTCAAAAGCAGAAGAATGCTGTAA
- a CDS encoding endonuclease V codes for MQLEELKKKQEKMAKRVVLRDLYSIDEIKYVLGVDQAFSGETVVSACVLLTFPELEHVDSNVSIAEAPMPYIPTFLMFREGEPAVEAVKKLLRRKAIIMVDGSGIAHPRKCGLATYVGLKLATPSIGITKKRLYGRVNEPQEVMESSPIYDEADGSVIGYAIKTCKRCRPIYVSPGHGFTPETALEIVKMCLRRHKLPEPVRFAHELASKAKKSL; via the coding sequence ATGCAGCTCGAAGAGCTTAAGAAAAAGCAGGAAAAAATGGCCAAACGAGTCGTTTTGAGAGACTTGTACAGTATAGACGAAATTAAGTACGTGCTTGGTGTGGATCAGGCTTTTTCAGGAGAGACCGTCGTATCCGCCTGTGTTCTTCTGACATTTCCGGAGCTTGAGCACGTTGACAGCAACGTCAGCATCGCAGAAGCACCAATGCCGTACATCCCAACCTTTCTCATGTTCAGAGAGGGCGAACCCGCAGTTGAGGCTGTAAAAAAGCTTCTTCGCAGAAAAGCTATCATAATGGTCGATGGCAGCGGAATTGCGCATCCAAGGAAGTGTGGCCTTGCAACGTACGTGGGGTTAAAGCTTGCCACACCAAGCATCGGCATAACGAAAAAAAGGCTCTACGGCAGAGTCAATGAACCGCAGGAAGTAATGGAAAGTTCACCGATTTACGACGAAGCTGACGGAAGTGTGATAGGCTACGCTATAAAAACGTGTAAGAGATGCAGGCCAATATACGTGTCCCCCGGTCACGGCTTTACACCAGAAACAGCGCTCGAAATCGTAAAAATGTGCCTCAGAAGACATAAACTGCCTGAACCGGTAAGGTTTGCACATGAACTTGCATCGAAAGCTAAAAAGAGCCTCTAA
- a CDS encoding metal-dependent transcriptional regulator, with protein MERVEEYLEAIYDIQSEKKRAAKTSDLAKKLSVRPSSVTEMLSKLSEKGYVEYQPYRGAILTRKGEEVARRIKRYHRIFEAFFRDFLGIDESEAHRISCELEHHVTDEIVEKVCEIIASSCSLCESCEYRIVRLSEAEPGRYVVVACPSAASAIGIFPDVEIIVGEGGEVEIEGESVRLSEKLASKIILERR; from the coding sequence GTGGAGAGGGTAGAAGAGTATCTCGAGGCAATCTACGACATTCAGAGCGAGAAAAAAAGGGCAGCCAAGACGAGCGACCTCGCAAAGAAGCTCAGCGTTAGACCTTCGAGTGTAACGGAAATGCTCTCCAAGCTCAGTGAAAAAGGATACGTGGAGTACCAGCCTTACAGAGGAGCGATCCTTACCCGAAAGGGTGAAGAGGTGGCGAGAAGGATAAAGAGGTACCATCGCATATTCGAGGCATTCTTCAGAGATTTCCTCGGGATTGATGAAAGCGAAGCTCACAGGATAAGCTGCGAACTTGAGCACCACGTAACCGACGAGATTGTGGAGAAAGTATGTGAAATAATTGCGAGCAGTTGCAGCCTTTGCGAGAGCTGTGAGTACAGAATCGTCCGCCTCAGTGAGGCTGAACCCGGAAGATACGTCGTGGTTGCGTGCCCGTCTGCTGCTTCTGCTATTGGTATATTCCCGGATGTTGAGATTATCGTTGGAGAGGGTGGCGAGGTAGAAATAGAGGGGGAGTCCGTAAGACTATCAGAAAAACTCGCTTCTAAAATTATACTCGAAAGGCGTTAG
- a CDS encoding dienelactone hydrolase family protein encodes MATVAIGRIFGDYEEAGSNATLLCPPHPEFGGSRYDVRLERIASRLHPVGFSTLRFDYSKPFCAKKAVEDAVLCLRYLRERHSFVAVVGYSFGAVVASNVASSTGCDAVVLISPLLRIDGLTIKDSRPPKLIVVATRDEIATVDESERIAAMLSPPKEVVTLETDHLYTGKHDVLAEIVGDFLLRLSNTESGII; translated from the coding sequence ATGGCCACTGTCGCCATAGGAAGGATTTTTGGGGATTACGAGGAAGCTGGCTCGAATGCAACCCTTCTATGCCCACCTCACCCGGAGTTTGGCGGTAGTAGGTACGACGTAAGACTCGAGAGAATAGCAAGCAGGCTACACCCTGTAGGTTTCTCAACGCTTCGCTTTGACTACAGCAAGCCATTCTGCGCGAAAAAGGCGGTTGAAGACGCGGTACTGTGTTTGCGCTATCTTAGAGAGCGGCACAGCTTTGTAGCAGTTGTGGGATATTCCTTCGGAGCAGTTGTGGCATCAAACGTGGCCTCGAGCACGGGATGTGATGCCGTCGTCCTTATTTCACCTCTTCTAAGAATCGACGGACTGACCATTAAAGATTCAAGACCTCCAAAGCTCATAGTGGTGGCAACAAGAGATGAGATTGCTACAGTAGATGAATCGGAACGGATTGCAGCGATGCTATCTCCACCAAAGGAAGTTGTTACGCTTGAAACAGACCACCTCTACACCGGGAAACATGACGTTCTTGCGGAAATCGTTGGAGATTTTCTTTTGAGGCTATCGAACACTGAATCCGGGATAATCTGA
- a CDS encoding thioredoxin family protein, with translation MSGLDLGKVKKVLENVKGLENVVVYLVNPTPEMEEFAKLEEFGVKVEVQEDGGEPAIILQRDGISITYNAAPLQMEFEPFLRTLSRLAEMNSGLSDENVKKLEGCKAEVIVFVAPFCPHCAKVVEIANKMAIANPDIKVRIVDVSVLPDLGGKYGVTSAPTVIINGEIKLVGELSENELVEWVAKANKDYKLDYIVTLLREGRIDEVREMVERNPEDLDVLGDVLKQPEIMARVGAMVLLERLFREDPEKVRAVKEKIMKLLQSEDSTVLQDAAFILGKIGEKKDISALESLLKSEDSDVREAAKEAIEEIEGRN, from the coding sequence TTGTCGGGGTTAGATCTGGGAAAAGTTAAGAAGGTTCTCGAGAACGTAAAGGGACTCGAAAACGTGGTAGTGTACCTCGTAAATCCAACTCCGGAGATGGAGGAATTTGCGAAGCTGGAGGAGTTTGGAGTAAAGGTAGAAGTTCAGGAGGACGGTGGAGAACCAGCAATCATTCTTCAGAGAGACGGTATCTCCATAACGTACAACGCAGCGCCACTTCAGATGGAGTTCGAGCCGTTTCTAAGGACTTTATCAAGGCTTGCGGAAATGAACAGCGGGCTCAGTGATGAGAATGTTAAAAAGCTTGAAGGATGCAAAGCAGAGGTCATCGTTTTCGTAGCTCCCTTCTGCCCCCACTGTGCGAAGGTCGTCGAGATAGCGAACAAAATGGCCATAGCAAATCCAGACATAAAAGTCAGAATAGTTGACGTTTCAGTCCTTCCCGACCTCGGGGGCAAGTATGGTGTAACGTCCGCCCCCACCGTAATTATAAATGGAGAAATAAAACTCGTGGGTGAGCTGAGCGAAAACGAGCTCGTTGAATGGGTCGCAAAGGCTAACAAGGACTATAAGCTCGATTACATCGTTACGCTCCTCAGAGAAGGAAGAATCGATGAAGTGAGGGAAATGGTTGAGAGAAACCCGGAGGACTTGGATGTTCTGGGGGATGTACTCAAACAGCCGGAGATAATGGCAAGGGTTGGAGCAATGGTTCTTCTCGAGAGGTTATTCAGGGAAGACCCAGAGAAAGTCAGGGCTGTAAAGGAGAAGATAATGAAACTCCTGCAAAGCGAGGATTCAACAGTTCTCCAGGATGCGGCCTTTATACTCGGCAAAATCGGCGAGAAGAAAGACATATCAGCTCTTGAATCGCTCCTCAAAAGCGAGGACAGTGATGTCAGGGAAGCTGCCAAGGAGGCCATTGAGGAAATCGAGGGTAGAAACTGA
- a CDS encoding tetratricopeptide repeat protein, giving the protein MDEEFQKLFEKAMNARNPEEEVEFFSKCLEMEPENIYVLNNLGIALYELGRIDEAISYIDRALELNPDYADAWYNRGIVLSDAGKYDEAIACFEKAIALNPDDAAAWNNMGLAYYESGNMGKAIECYRKCVSIDEEHAAAWYNMGLAYYESGRFNKAEESFKKALELDESVDTLNNLGIVYGKLRQYEMAMECFNRILEIDPENSAATYNLLILKRLMEKEG; this is encoded by the coding sequence ATGGATGAAGAATTTCAGAAATTGTTTGAGAAAGCCATGAATGCGAGAAATCCGGAAGAAGAAGTCGAATTTTTCTCGAAGTGTCTTGAAATGGAGCCCGAGAACATATATGTCCTGAATAATCTTGGAATAGCTCTTTACGAACTCGGAAGAATTGATGAGGCTATATCATACATAGATAGAGCGCTCGAACTCAATCCCGATTACGCTGATGCATGGTATAATAGAGGTATTGTGCTATCAGATGCGGGAAAGTATGATGAAGCGATTGCCTGCTTTGAAAAGGCCATTGCTTTAAACCCCGATGATGCGGCTGCGTGGAATAATATGGGTCTTGCGTACTATGAATCAGGAAATATGGGAAAGGCAATTGAGTGCTACAGGAAGTGCGTCAGCATTGACGAAGAGCACGCTGCAGCGTGGTACAACATGGGTCTTGCATACTACGAATCTGGAAGGTTCAACAAAGCAGAGGAGAGCTTTAAGAAAGCCCTCGAGCTGGATGAGTCTGTTGATACTCTGAACAACCTTGGTATAGTTTACGGAAAGCTCAGGCAGTATGAAATGGCCATGGAGTGTTTCAACAGAATCCTCGAAATCGATCCCGAGAACTCTGCTGCAACTTACAACCTTCTTATCCTGAAAAGGCTGATGGAAAAGGAGGGCTGA
- a CDS encoding winged helix-turn-helix transcriptional regulator, translating into MLDTVNRLLRSMIFHTSEVEIYKLLLQKGGMTVSEIARELQLSTRIVRTRLKRMLEEGIVKRKLIQRGWVGYVYFAERPERVAEIIKLRLAKAIHTIDKEVKG; encoded by the coding sequence ATGCTCGACACGGTAAACAGACTTCTGAGGTCAATGATTTTCCACACGTCGGAGGTCGAAATCTACAAGCTACTCCTACAGAAGGGAGGAATGACCGTAAGCGAGATTGCGAGAGAGCTACAGCTCTCAACGAGAATAGTCCGCACAAGGCTCAAAAGAATGCTCGAGGAAGGAATCGTAAAAAGGAAGCTCATTCAAAGAGGTTGGGTCGGGTACGTTTATTTCGCAGAACGACCAGAAAGGGTTGCAGAAATTATTAAGCTAAGGCTTGCAAAAGCAATCCACACAATAGACAAAGAAGTAAAAGGATAA
- a CDS encoding 50S ribosomal protein L11 yields MTMRVVEVLVPGGKATPGPPLGPVIGPLGLNVKQVVDRINEATKEFDGLSVPVKIIVKEDRTFDIEVGIPPTSALVKRELKIEKGSSKTGREFVGDLTMEQVIKIAKMKKDEMLSYTVKAAVKEVLGTCVSMGVTVEGKHPKDVQKEIDEGLIEIPEE; encoded by the coding sequence GTGACAATGAGGGTAGTTGAAGTTCTCGTTCCTGGCGGAAAGGCAACACCGGGACCGCCCCTTGGCCCGGTAATCGGTCCTCTCGGTCTGAATGTCAAGCAGGTCGTTGACAGGATCAACGAAGCTACCAAGGAGTTTGATGGGCTTTCAGTTCCCGTTAAGATCATAGTAAAGGAAGACAGAACTTTCGATATAGAGGTAGGTATTCCACCAACGTCCGCCCTCGTAAAACGAGAGCTGAAAATTGAGAAAGGTTCAAGCAAGACGGGAAGGGAGTTCGTCGGCGATCTGACGATGGAGCAGGTCATAAAGATTGCAAAGATGAAGAAGGACGAAATGCTCAGCTACACAGTGAAAGCAGCGGTAAAGGAAGTCCTCGGCACGTGTGTTTCCATGGGTGTGACCGTTGAGGGCAAGCATCCAAAGGACGTACAGAAAGAAATCGACGAAGGTCTTATTGAGATTCCGGAAGAATAA
- a CDS encoding transcription elongation factor Spt5 — protein sequence MNRFFAIKTTANQERVVANLMEMAVKKYELGVYSILAPKELKGYVIVEAEKMEDLLKAIRGLPHVKGVVKGEVNFSEIEHFLTPRKAAEQIKEGFTVEIISGPFKGELAVVKRVDEAKNEITVELIEAVVPIPVTVKADHVRVVDKKEEEV from the coding sequence ATGAATAGGTTCTTTGCAATAAAGACGACAGCGAACCAGGAGAGGGTTGTGGCGAACCTGATGGAAATGGCTGTTAAAAAGTACGAGCTTGGAGTGTACTCGATTCTCGCCCCCAAAGAGCTGAAGGGATACGTGATTGTCGAAGCAGAGAAAATGGAAGATTTGCTCAAGGCAATAAGGGGCCTTCCACACGTGAAGGGTGTTGTTAAGGGCGAAGTAAACTTCTCTGAAATCGAACACTTCCTCACACCAAGGAAGGCCGCTGAGCAGATTAAGGAAGGCTTTACGGTCGAAATTATTTCAGGCCCCTTCAAAGGGGAGCTTGCAGTTGTGAAGCGCGTTGACGAAGCGAAGAACGAGATAACCGTCGAACTTATCGAGGCGGTAGTTCCAATACCGGTCACGGTTAAGGCAGACCACGTCAGAGTCGTGGATAAGAAAGAAGAGGAGGTGTGA
- a CDS encoding protein translocase SEC61 complex subunit gamma, translated as MIDTNVNVGSFREKLKEYINVLKMTRKPDREEFLMTAKVAIAVMFTIGFLGFVIYLLMDVLPGALR; from the coding sequence ATGATCGACACAAACGTCAACGTCGGTAGTTTCAGAGAGAAACTCAAGGAGTACATCAACGTCCTCAAGATGACAAGGAAGCCGGATAGAGAGGAGTTCCTGATGACCGCAAAAGTAGCTATCGCAGTGATGTTCACTATAGGCTTTCTGGGCTTCGTGATCTACCTGCTTATGGATGTGCTGCCGGGGGCACTGCGATGA
- the ftsZ gene encoding cell division protein FtsZ, protein MKSIVEEALARAEREKERRYEPAENVEDEILQMLHELKTEIKVIGIGGSGCNTISRMFEEGIAGAELIAINTDVQHLYYTRAHKRLLIGKRRTRGLGAGSLPQVGEEAARENEEEIKGLVEGADLVFVTCGLGGGTGTGAAPVVCEAAQDAGALTIAIVTFPFSAEGAIRRANAEAGLERLREVADTVIVIPNDRLLEVVPNYPLQLAFKVADEILMRAVKGITELITKPALVNLDFADVRTIMEKGGVAMIGLGEASGEDKAAESVRKALKSPLLEVDVSGAKAALVNVTGGPDMTIEEAESVVEEIYSKVDPDARIIWGAMVDPELENTMRTLVIITGVRSPQILGKKTQVTKKFGIDFVR, encoded by the coding sequence ATGAAATCAATAGTTGAGGAGGCTCTGGCAAGGGCTGAAAGAGAGAAGGAGAGACGATACGAGCCGGCTGAGAATGTAGAAGACGAGATACTGCAGATGCTGCACGAACTGAAGACCGAAATCAAGGTAATCGGTATTGGTGGCAGTGGTTGCAACACAATTTCGAGAATGTTTGAGGAGGGTATTGCCGGCGCGGAACTCATCGCAATAAACACAGATGTCCAGCACCTTTACTATACAAGGGCTCATAAGAGGCTCCTGATTGGAAAAAGGCGAACGAGAGGTCTCGGAGCTGGAAGCCTGCCGCAGGTAGGTGAGGAAGCGGCGAGAGAAAATGAGGAGGAAATCAAGGGACTTGTTGAAGGAGCGGACCTCGTTTTCGTTACGTGCGGTCTGGGTGGTGGAACCGGAACTGGAGCTGCTCCAGTTGTATGTGAGGCTGCTCAGGATGCAGGAGCACTCACTATTGCTATTGTTACATTCCCGTTCTCTGCTGAGGGTGCAATCAGAAGGGCTAACGCCGAAGCAGGCCTTGAAAGGCTGAGGGAAGTAGCCGATACCGTAATAGTAATCCCCAACGACCGCCTGCTTGAGGTAGTCCCCAACTACCCGCTGCAGCTTGCATTTAAGGTTGCAGACGAAATCCTTATGAGAGCTGTTAAGGGCATAACCGAACTTATCACCAAACCAGCGCTCGTTAACCTCGACTTTGCGGATGTGCGCACAATAATGGAGAAGGGCGGCGTAGCGATGATAGGTCTTGGAGAAGCAAGCGGCGAGGACAAGGCAGCAGAATCGGTTAGAAAGGCTTTGAAGAGTCCACTGCTTGAAGTGGATGTGTCGGGAGCGAAGGCTGCGCTCGTGAACGTTACTGGCGGCCCTGACATGACCATAGAAGAGGCAGAGAGTGTGGTCGAGGAAATCTACAGCAAGGTCGATCCAGACGCAAGAATTATATGGGGTGCCATGGTTGACCCCGAACTCGAGAACACAATGAGGACGCTGGTAATTATTACCGGCGTCAGGTCGCCGCAGATACTCGGGAAGAAGACCCAGGTGACCAAGAAGTTTGGAATAGACTTCGTAAGGTGA
- a CDS encoding dihydroorotase, translating to MILRGKILYHGEIVEAGIEFEERILQIRKELDGKNVRGIILPAAIDVHVHFRDFKEKHKETIETGSLSALHGGVCLAVDQPNCNPAITDADAYLERVKRAEKKSYIDYGLNVALTEENAEKIGVILKKIEEKGYVIPAVGEVFLQHSTMQVSYETLKKVAGIHRITVHAEDAELVKCNDIPNFDCRPPEAEIKAVKKCVEMDSFHFCHISTVESVELIGSSSSTAEVTPHHLLLSIADAERLNGFVNVNPPLRSKENAIALLENIAAVDIIASDHAPHTPEEKKEGVPGFPGVETMYPLMLALVRKGVVGIKTVTERLSTNPAAIFGLRGYGGIEVGNYANLAIFDFSKVEKIRGSTLHSMAGWTPYEGFEAIFPSQVYVRGVKALEGGEVLIEPGFGRTLRE from the coding sequence ATGATTCTCAGAGGGAAAATCCTCTACCACGGCGAGATTGTTGAGGCGGGAATCGAGTTTGAAGAGAGAATCCTCCAGATAAGAAAAGAACTCGACGGTAAAAATGTAAGAGGAATTATTCTACCTGCTGCAATAGATGTTCACGTTCACTTCAGAGACTTCAAAGAAAAGCACAAGGAAACGATTGAAACTGGCTCACTCTCAGCACTTCATGGAGGAGTTTGTCTCGCAGTAGACCAGCCCAACTGCAATCCAGCGATAACGGATGCAGACGCGTACTTAGAGAGGGTAAAGAGGGCAGAGAAGAAATCATACATCGACTACGGCCTGAACGTTGCCCTGACCGAAGAAAACGCCGAGAAAATAGGAGTAATTCTGAAGAAAATCGAGGAGAAAGGTTACGTTATTCCGGCAGTTGGAGAGGTTTTCCTCCAGCATTCAACGATGCAGGTTAGCTACGAGACCTTAAAGAAAGTCGCGGGTATTCACAGAATAACAGTCCACGCAGAGGATGCAGAACTCGTGAAGTGCAACGACATCCCCAACTTCGATTGCAGGCCTCCGGAAGCAGAGATTAAGGCTGTGAAGAAGTGTGTTGAAATGGATAGTTTCCACTTCTGCCACATTTCGACTGTAGAAAGCGTGGAACTTATAGGTAGCTCGAGTTCTACGGCAGAAGTAACACCGCATCACCTGCTGCTCTCCATTGCCGACGCGGAAAGGCTGAACGGCTTTGTCAACGTTAATCCACCACTCAGGAGCAAGGAAAATGCCATAGCCTTGCTCGAAAATATCGCAGCAGTGGACATAATAGCCTCTGACCACGCCCCACACACACCAGAAGAGAAAAAAGAGGGTGTGCCAGGATTTCCCGGAGTCGAAACGATGTACCCACTCATGCTCGCCCTCGTAAGAAAAGGAGTTGTGGGAATAAAAACTGTCACCGAAAGACTGTCCACGAATCCGGCTGCGATATTCGGACTGAGAGGGTACGGAGGAATAGAAGTCGGAAACTATGCGAACTTGGCCATCTTCGATTTCTCCAAGGTTGAAAAGATCAGAGGAAGTACCCTCCATTCCATGGCTGGATGGACGCCCTACGAGGGGTTTGAAGCAATATTTCCATCTCAGGTTTACGTACGGGGCGTTAAAGCTCTTGAGGGGGGCGAGGTCCTGATAGAGCCGGGCTTCGGTCGGACCTTAAGGGAGTAG